tcgaatataaaataaaatacagggtgttccattaaaaaaacatatgtttggtctgccactatgttatcgaacaccctgtaacattctaactaattttgtaaagTGTAGCTCAAAATGGGCTACAATTTTTGttggtaacttttattgctaccTATTACTATAgtggatctactgagctttatcacactaatcaatcaccctgtatatgaataTGTAGAAACTTTTTCGAATACTTTCAACATCTTTCATTCGTTacaataactacatcttaaaacctagaaaatttcatttgcatacctaaACCGGTTTTAgcgcaataaataaatcgtcagtttgtaagaaaaaatttaacacttgtggacatatgtttattgagcaaactctcattattttttcatgtaaaatcaccccttaaagtttgtcatacttataaACTAACATATTGTATAATTAGATTAGTCCCGATTTCCATTCTTTGTCGAGTTTTTCCTCTCTTTAGGCCCTTTCCAAGAATGGCCTGATTAGCTCTGTTGTTGTAGTTGGGTAAGCTTTTAAAACTGTGGTGGAATATTGTCATGGACACCTGCTTTGTGTTATTTCAGTTTTCCTATGGTCATTTCGCTTATGGAagaaatatataatacaatactTTTATAAAGTGGCAAAAGGTAAATAAAACGATAAATTGTTTCTTAAGTTTAATAAATGGAAATATTCTCTACAAGATATAAGTATAAAGTATGACGCATGATAGTAAAATTCAACCAAAATTTAGGATCAGATTTATCAAATCAAAATTTTCGTTAATTCTTAAGTGCATTTATCTGTTTAGGATACCTGTGTTTCTTTATCCCTGCCAAGCATGTTCTCCATATAGGCCAATCCTATGAAATGTaggattgcaaattgtagaattccctcatcttcttttcGCTCCAGCATCTATTTGCATTGATCTATTGtatttttagaagccacgaaggTGTAACGAGAAAATGGTCCCAATAaggtttttaatttaatattattttatattttattagattGAAAAATTTGACTTGTCATGCCATTTCATTAGTACAATTTGAGGCTAATAACCTGAATtatttcagtttgttcagagatagctacatatgcattctctgattATAAACTAACGAGTTTTGAAACCGGTCAGAGTGCTTGtagcgctctctgaactaactgaaatataagacggctttggttTCATTTTGCAAGGCAGTGAAAATAATTATTCATTTTTATCCCTAAGAAATGTGTTTTGTTTCTAGGCTCAATGAGCCAAATAAGATAATTCTTGATAACCTAATGAACCATTTACACATTATATTTCTACTCCTCAAGAATTTTGATTGTTCCAACTATTATTTTCAGACTATAACTAAAACACAGATCGGTTGCTACGATGGGTCGATTACGCGGCACATTGCAGATTCCATGGGACCAGCTTGGTAGGGAGCAGGCTAATGGTGttatttattttaaacataattttgaaacTTTATTCAACCTTTCGTTGATATTGATACGTTGTTGCATCaaagttattatttttcatttgCTCATCTATCCAGTTTCTGAATTTCCCCACATTAACATACACTCCGGGGCGAGACTCTTCCCAGCAGCCTATTCCCCATGCAACAATACCAGCCTGAAAATATGTAGTATTATCTTCTCCTACTGGAAGTACCAATGGACTGCCTCCATCTCCCTTGCATGCATCTTTGTTAGCCTCGCCACCTGCGCACATGAAACTGTCGTGCATCCTGTACTTAGGTCCTAATCGGGTCTTTTTTAAGTTCTCTTCACATTTTGTTTTCTCAACTATTGGTACGTCGGTTTTCTTTAGAATAGTAGCGGAATCAAGAATTTCATTAGCTAATTTAGTTTTACCCCAACCAGAAACGAACGCTCTTCCCATGCTAGAATCCAGGGGAAAACCTTGTGGTGGCAAACACACTGTACGAATATGTTCGGCTAAAGTTAATGGTGTTGTTAAAACTAAAAGGGCAATGTCGTTGTATAAAGCTTGTGGTATAAACTCTGGATGAACTATTATCTTCTTTACCTATAAAATACAAGCACAAAACAATTTTAGTTTCAGGTCATCAACCAGATAGTATCATAAATAAATGGTAATAACATGATGGTGGAATGGAAGAATGGAGATAATTGAAAACAATTATAACGAAGTTTGCAGAGGAAATTATTGGAAAAGCCAAAAGGCAAGAAATGCGAATTATGGtgtatatattacagtatatttGGAGACATGGAACATGGAATATTAGAACTTTATTAAGAGCAGGGAAAATGGAAGAGCTGGCGAATGAGATGGAAAAGTACAAGATCGAAATCCTAGCGCTACAGGAAATTCGAGGGAAAGATCAAGGAGCAATAGTaaaaaagaaatacacaatatttTATTCCGGAGATACCAAACAAGGACATAATGGAACAGCCTTCCTAATTAGCAGCAAATTAAGGGACAAGGTGATAGATTTCAAAGCAATATGTGGAAGATTATCTTATGTCAGAATAAAGAACAAGCAAATTAATTTAACATTCATTAATGCATATGCTCCCACCAAGAATGCGGAAGAGGCCACTCGAAGAGATAGGTATATGAAAATATACCCAAGAATGATATATTAATTTTACTAGGTTATTTCAACGCAATGATAGGAAAGGAAGATATAAACTAGGACGTAGCTGGTAAGGAAACTTTCCACACAATTACGAATTCTAATGGGAGAATGCTTTgtaacctagcagcagcaacagaCACATTTATAATGAGCACAAACTTCAAATACAAAAAAGAACATAAGGTAACATGGCTAATACCAGGATCAACGGAAGGTAATCAAATCgatcatatttttatttaaaaaaagtggaGGAGAACAATTCAAGATGTCAGGTCGTATCGTGGTGCAAATGCAGATTCTGACCACTTCCTAGTAATAGGAAATATGGAAATGACAATAATTAAAGACACAAAGAAATTCACGAAAAGAAAAAATTGGAACGTAAGGAAACTAGATTCGGATACTGTTCAGAAAGATTATTCTAAAGAGTTTAAAGCAAATTTAAAAGTTTCGAACCCTAATAACATGGAAGAAATATGGAAAGAAATAAAAGGTCACATTTCGATAGCAGCAGAAAAAGTAATaggatacaaagaaataaaaaggcaAAAGGAATGGTATGACGAAGACTGCGAAACAGCAACCAGGAAAAAACCAAGCTCGAAAGAAATGGCTGAAGACAGGTAGAGAAGAAGATCTAGAAGATTATAGGAGAAAAAGAAAGACTCAGAGAAATGctgtacaaataaaaaaagatatggaTTGATGAAGTTAAGAAGAGTTGGAAGTAAATAGCAAAAATAATGTAAagctttacaaatatataaaatcacAAAACAAGAAGAAACCAACAGTTAAGATTGATGCCAAAATATGGGAGAAATACTACGAAGAGTTATTTAAGGCGAGAGAAAGCTCTCTCGAATATACAGAAGAAACAGACCTTGATGATAAAATCGAAATTGAAAAGCCGTCATATGAGGACTTTGTACGTGTAATAAGAAATCTAAAACAAAAGAGAGCAGCAGGCCCAGATGAAATCCCAAATAAGCTAATAAAACGAGGCGGAGAAAAACTACAACGGAAAATATACGACCTAATAATAAGGATTTGGGAAGAAGAAAGGATGCCCGAAGAATAGAAAACTGGATGGATATTTCCGATTCTTAAGAAATGGGACGCCCAAAATTTAACAACTATAGAGGAGTAACACTGTTAAAcagctgctacaaaatattgacatcattaatcagacaaaaactctcaaaatacattgaaactaaaataggagactaccagcacggatttagagagggaaggtcaaaaatagacgcagttcacataatcacacagtcaattgagaaatgttacgaacatgatatcgGCTTACACATTCTTTTCATAGActtcaagcaagcctttgacagcttaacaagacccgacctaatagaagacatgaaaaacctagatatactaatgaaacttataaagcttacgaaaatgacaatgaaaggatcgactacagtaataattacagataacggaatcaccaaaaatatagaaatagcaggtggagtacgacaaggcgactctctatcaacgtcactatttaatgtcgctatagaaggaacaataagagctacagaaataaaaggtacggttataacatcgacgtcgcaacttgtggcgtatgctgacgacatagcattaattagcacaaacataaacagtttaaaggaagaatttacgaagttatgcaaagaagcatctaaaaggggtttagaaataaatcaaaacaaaacaaaatacctaacaTGCTCAAGAAAAAACTCAGTTAATGTGATAagcttaaatattggtgaatatgaatttgaaaaggtagaacattttaaatatcttggagtctcagttaatggaactaatgatagaagtatcgaaattaatgaaagaatccaggcaggaaacagaacctactggaaatacagcAACTTAATCAAAGATAaaaagcttactcagaatacaaaactgaaaatttgcaaagcagcaattagaccagtaatcacatatggtgctgaagtaatgtgtctgacacaggAAGAGGAAGAAAGATTAAGAATCctagaaaagaaaataattcggaggatagcaggaccgctaaacttaggtaataatgaatttagaaaactcatgaaccacgaagtaagagaacttctgaaagaagaagacatcgtcagatttatcaaggcagagagactcagatggatgggacatatagaaaggaggattccagaagccgttatcaagaacATTTCCAAATGGaaacctgtatcaggcagaccacgaggaagacccaaaactagatgggagaaccagatagtagaagaccttaagaagatgggagtcagaaaATGGGcaaccagaagcaaaaacaggaacgaatggaggaaaattgtataagatgccaagtcacacaaccaattgtaaaaccaaaattttaatgcggattgattcaccgcgacaaactaattagaagagcccaaagagggcggcaatcactccgctaggagtgtagatgccatgatgatgatgatgatatttggAGACATTAGTGAACCTTATACCTCATTAAATATAAGTTTCAGGTaagagacagggatgcgtattgtcgccGGTTTTCTTTAATGCCTACTCGAAAGATATCCTAAAAAGgggttcccattaacaacattagatatgcggatgacactgtcatcttagccgaatatattgaagatcttcagagactggtgaACAGAATAGCGATATATAGCCAGGAATACGGTCTAACAAGGAATATCAAGAATACAacatttatgagaatatctaaaactcaaagacataacgagaatctcctcataaacggaaccaaagAGAGAGCggaaccaaaaatcagaaaagtgctctgcacaagataTCTAAAGTTAGAactaagagtaaggttggctaggtaCTACGTTTTCCCGACTTTGTCTTACGGAATGGAAACTTGGACTTGAATgaggcatcaatgaaaaaactgaaatcatttgagttgtgggtgtatagaataattctgaaaatatcatggacagaacaagTTACAAATAAAGAGGTTCTGAAACAATTAGAAGTCTTAAATATAGAGtggaaaaaaaaaacagtgttaATAGTGCCCTGAGCTCTCAATTGCGGTAGTAACTACTCGTTGATCATCTGCAGATAAGTATGTTGAGTTATGGAGCCTTTATAAAAATATGGCCCGGTGCTGGCACAAGTTTCAGCACGAGTGCTTGGTTTTCCACTTTTTGGAGCGTCAAGAATGGTTCCCAATGAAAAAGCCTTCTTCTTCCAGAACGCTAAAGTTCATTTTCCAGATTGTTTTTCATATCGAACAAAATCATTCATAATGTCTGCCATTGTTTTATTGTTATGACGACGTTCGTGTATCCACACTGCTTGAAGTTACCAAACGCTCTTTAATTGTATACTCACTTGTGTCTTGTGTCCGCCAGTACGGTTCAATCGCAGCTATTGTTATCTCTCAGTGTAACCAGATATATGTCCTTGTCGATGCGCATGCGCCCGAACACTAACAAACATTGTCGTGCTGTTGAAACAATAGGGtcgttctagcatcagtttcaaacggtttgaaaccatcagcgaatagtcgaccagcgcgagtagacgggatagcactggtgactgtattatgttctctcactgaccaactgtttgctgacggtttctgactagtttgactgtttgctagagcaaacctattattatttttcgtgtaaagggactttccggccaccctatacaatcaaaaccagaaaattggaatatatcGGACATATTGCACGTGAAGAGAGATACAACTTACTCCAACTCAATaagcagggaaagattcaaggaaaaaggagcatagggagacgcagaatatcgtggctgcgcaacctgagagaatggtaatGGCAATGGATGTACATCAAAGTACGTATAtatatgatgattgccgacctctgtggcggagatggcacttgaagaagaagatacctaataaaaatcacaataccaaaaatcataaataagaagAAAAGTAAACAAAAAGGAAAAGGTATTTGCACAAATATGAATAATTATAATGAGTAATACATTATGTGAAATAATCATACCTCTCGGTCCTGATGGGGAAGGATTTCAACTAAAAGTTCCATGTCCCATAAACCAGCTCTTACGATGTATTTGCTTTCAGTATTGTTGTCGGTGACGCAATGGGCTGCTGTTAGGGCAACATTGGGATTAATAAGAGATCCTCCGCATTTATAGGCTGGATCCTTGCCAGGCAGATTTTTCATAATAGCCAACATCCAAGGAAACTCTCCAAATTGAGCTTCTCCATCTTGGGCGCCTGCAAGGAAGAATATAATTTGATCGAAGAAGAGTATAAGTACAcacatacatatacagggtgtttcaaaaaggtatgtcataaattaaatcactcATTCCagggacaaaaataaattgattgaatctaacttaccttagtacaaaactgtacacaaaaaaagttacagccctttgaagttacaaaatgaaaatcgatttttttttcatatatcgaaatctcttagagatttttcattgaaaatggacatgtggcattcttatggcaacaacatcttaaaaaaaattaaagtgaaatttgtgcaccccataaaaatgttatgtgcGTTTTGCtccctttaacccccccaaacttttgtgtacgctccaattaattcattattgtggtaccattagttaaacacaacgtttttaaaactttttgcttgctagtattttttcgataagccagtgtttatcgagatattttgaatatttgtcgaatccaccacatatttgtatatggttaagtacctatgacaggggtggccaaactatggctcgcgagccacatgtggctctttaaaggattatttgtggctctcaataaatatccctgaattacttttaatttttttttccaaatgtggcaacaaatataaaagactaagcgTAACATCAGGACTTGAccaaggagaccccttatcacaGTTGCTATTCAGTTTGGCCTTAGAATATCTATATATAAGTAGtggggttcctacggtctcctccgcatcccacatttcgctcgccatcgttttctatccacccattcgttttcgtcaatagctctatctgccatagactgttctatgcctttcttccatgtttctgtaggcctttctcttcttcttctatttatgggtgtgtaatttaatgctctttttggccatctttcctctgacatcctcataacatgaccataccatagcaatttctttgtttctatatggttaaccgtggaatataaactctttgtccgtcgtcttatttcctcatttggtacaTGTTATAATCTAGATACTCTGTatgctctacgtaagtaatccatttccgctacttctatattttttctttcgtttcctgtgagttgccaacactctgctccataagttataataggttccacaattgttctgtagattgttaactttgtgttcagcttcaccttgttagaccatagtagaccatttaaaatacgagttgctttccttccttgctgtgtcctatgctgtatgtctctttttctagttccttcttctgatattatgcttcctaaatatctatattccttacatttccttatatttcttaactctaattccggatcttccgtttcctctcctattctcaaatattccgttttctccatattcatacataggccccatttttcatattcgatctgtaactttcttagcatataatccatatcatgttcatcgttggcaagaattacttggtcatcagcaaaaaacaaagttgttaagcagttttcttcaatcattattcccatcccagcaactgttttcctccattgctccagagctttctggatgtatattttaaataatgttGGCGATAAGCAGCACCCTTGCCTTAAACCTTTTCTAACAGGGAATAGTTTCGACATAGATTTTCCCTGTTTAATACAACTTTTCGtattttgatacatattttgaattGCTCGCACATATGCTTCGCTTATGCCTATCGTGGTCAAAATTTCAAAGAGTTTCTTTAAAGGCACCGTGTCGTAGGCTTTTTCCAGATCAATAAATGTTAGGTGAGTAGACAGATTCCTTGCTcttcttttctctattatttgttGCATCACGAATATGTTATCTGCGCACGATCTACCGGCGCGAAaaccactttgttcttccatgtcctGAATTTCTAATTCCACCCTTTTCTTTAATACTCGGCCATACAACCTCCCCATTGCACTGGTTATActtatacctctgtagtttttgcACAACGTTTCTAATCCCTTAGAATatctaataagtaaaatatcatctgagctgacaggaggatttgcaaatcgaggatcaaaactcttgttggcctttgctgatgatataggtgcagtcgatcattctacaagagacgtgagagaggtgttttcacaactcgaggaagaaacaggtagtctgggccttcgaattAATGAAGAGAacacgaaatacatgctagtaaccaaaaagcTAAGATCAAGAGTTAGGCAGAATATAACTATTAATGActacaacttcgaagtagtaaaagagtttaaatatctaggaacggtaatcacagatgacaatcaCATTATAAAAAGCGGTCTtagcaaggatagctgcgtggaatagagTATTATGCTCCCTATCGTCATTactaagatctaagctgctaaaaaaaCAATCTAAATTCAGACTATACAGCCAATTATTCACCCAATTGTTAAATATGGAAGTGAAACTTACTCACATCAGTGTGAAATATCACATATTTAGATGCAAATCCAGTAATGGATATTAGCGATCGCATTtttcattaactctctgtttATTGCAAAATGTATCAGAGATTGATTGTCGTTAATctctgtccattgccttatgtttcggagccaggacattttcttgcgtcccattcctctcttgccttaaattttaccctcgattataagttgcaggaactggtatttttcatttcgcatGGTGCGACCTTGATACAcagttttccttttcttgatggtttcgaaaagttggcggtcttggttgatttttttaaggacatctacatttgtgactttcgctgtCCATGTTATCTTTAGGATGTGGCGATAAAGCaacatttcgaaagcttctaatctgtttatatccctcgttttgagtgtccagtagggtgggtcgaaaatATTGTTTTGCGAATTTCGATTTGTAATAGTGCGGAAAACATGACCTGGGTAGAGACTTAAAAAcgtgcatatttattttttagttatattaacgttaattacccgCGCATGACGTTTGAAAATTcggaaaaattgttaaaattacatttattttatcaGAGTTTATTGTATAAATTACATGGCATAAAATTATATTACATTCTTATATTCAGAGATACACGTAATACATATAATAATCAATCCAAAATATGAGAATAATCGTGCGCAT
This genomic window from Diabrotica virgifera virgifera chromosome 1, PGI_DIABVI_V3a contains:
- the LOC114324731 gene encoding phenoloxidase-activating factor 2-like, which codes for MISLRFTKGVILYFLGWWFIGFTLNAGAVSMNTGTDANLRCGQRNKRGAGNQLSGAQDGEAQFGEFPWMLAIMKNLPGKDPAYKCGGSLINPNVALTAAHCVTDNNTESKYIVRAGLWDMELLVEILPHQDREVKKIIVHPEFIPQALYNDIALLVLTTPLTLAEHIRTVCLPPQGFPLDSSMGRAFVSGWGKTKLANEILDSATILKKTDVPIVEKTKCEENLKKTRLGPKYRMHDSFMCAGGEANKDACKGDGGSPLVLPVGEDNTTYFQAGIVAWGIGCWEESRPGVYVNVGKFRNWIDEQMKNNNFDATTYQYQRKVE